In the Candidatus Electrothrix sp. GW3-4 genome, one interval contains:
- a CDS encoding DUF1566 domain-containing protein, with amino-acid sequence MTMTVVLTGLLWCHTGLCASKIDNHDGTITDRETGLMWKRCPEGLSGVNCEEGKVKGYTWNKAVEHFKLIEYAGYKDWRLPTIDEQKTLVYCSKGVRNKKSGGCHKGSERPTINQQAFPNTLSSRYWSGSPHAYNSDVAWFVNFSSGDSGFSTRNYYHYAVRLVRGGQ; translated from the coding sequence ATGACGATGACAGTTGTACTGACAGGACTTCTATGGTGCCATACTGGACTTTGCGCCTCAAAGATTGACAACCACGATGGCACGATAACTGATAGAGAAACTGGCCTGATGTGGAAACGCTGCCCAGAAGGTTTGTCCGGGGTGAATTGTGAAGAGGGAAAGGTGAAAGGATATACTTGGAATAAGGCGGTTGAACATTTCAAACTTATTGAATATGCAGGCTATAAAGATTGGCGGCTGCCGACCATTGATGAACAGAAAACCTTGGTCTATTGCAGCAAGGGAGTGCGAAACAAAAAGAGCGGAGGGTGCCACAAGGGTTCTGAACGACCAACCATCAACCAGCAGGCTTTTCCGAATACTCTATCGTCTCGGTACTGGTCCGGGTCGCCGCATGCGTACAACTCGGACGTCGCGTGGTTCGTCAATTTCAGCAGCGGCGATTCCGGTTTCAGCACCCGTAACTACTACCACTACGCAGTCCGTCTGGTGCGCGGCGGACAGTGA
- a CDS encoding ATP-binding cassette domain-containing protein: protein MIKVEHLTRKYGDFTAVDKVSFAIGQGEIVGLLGHNGAGKTTIMKMMTGYLEPTEGNITIDGLDISKDRRKIQKKIGYLPENCPVYPEMTVLDYLEYSATLHGIAQQDRPALIREAVARTALEAKASKQLATLSRGYRQRTGVAQAILHKPDILILDEPTNGLDPTQIQHMRTLIAELARTTTVIISTHILQEVQAICDRVIIIKDGAMALDAQVDGLQQSSKLLISTDAEADSALELFQSFSHVASATAIRDQQFELKLNADADGKATAAALAKGIHDQDWQLFALHFESRNLETVFAEISERGGVAS from the coding sequence ATGATCAAAGTTGAACACCTCACCAGAAAGTATGGAGACTTTACAGCGGTCGATAAGGTCTCGTTTGCCATCGGCCAGGGCGAAATTGTCGGTCTGCTCGGGCATAACGGTGCTGGCAAGACCACCATCATGAAGATGATGACCGGTTATCTTGAGCCGACCGAGGGAAATATTACCATCGACGGACTGGACATCAGTAAGGATCGCCGCAAGATCCAGAAAAAGATCGGATATCTCCCGGAAAACTGTCCGGTCTATCCCGAGATGACCGTGTTGGACTACCTGGAGTACAGTGCGACCCTGCATGGGATTGCCCAGCAGGACCGCCCAGCCCTGATCCGGGAGGCCGTGGCCCGAACCGCCCTGGAGGCAAAGGCGAGCAAGCAGCTCGCTACCCTTTCCCGGGGGTATCGGCAACGGACCGGGGTGGCCCAGGCCATCCTCCATAAGCCGGATATCCTGATTCTGGATGAGCCCACCAACGGACTTGATCCCACCCAGATTCAACATATGCGGACCTTAATTGCCGAATTGGCCCGGACCACTACAGTCATTATATCCACCCATATTCTGCAGGAGGTTCAGGCCATCTGTGACCGGGTGATCATTATTAAGGACGGCGCTATGGCCCTGGATGCCCAGGTAGATGGCTTGCAACAGAGCTCGAAACTTCTCATCAGTACGGACGCAGAGGCGGACTCTGCTTTGGAGTTGTTTCAATCCTTTTCCCATGTGGCCTCTGCCACAGCCATCAGGGACCAGCAATTCGAGCTGAAACTGAATGCGGATGCAGATGGCAAGGCAACAGCAGCGGCTCTGGCTAAGGGGATTCACGACCAGGATTGGCAGCTCTTTGCCCTCCATTTTGAGTCCCGCAATCTGGAAACGGTCTTTGCCGAGATCAGTGAACGAGGAGGTGTCGCATCATGA
- a CDS encoding Gldg family protein — translation MSTLFRIARKEFGAFFSSPVAFIFLGTFLATTLFIFFWVETFFSRNITELRALFEWMPILLIFLVAAITMRMWAEEHRAGTLEFLLTSPVRPVTLVLGKFLACLFLIALALLMTLPLAVTVSFLGPLDWGPVLGGYLASLFLAAAYISIGLFVSVKSENQIVSLITTSLICGLLYLIGSETLAAFFGNKGSEILQLLGSGSRFHSITRGVIDLRDLYYYVAIMGVFLCLNIYGLEKIRWAGNPVNSNHRAWQLACGLLIANFLVANFWLAPMGELRSDMTDGDIYSISDATRSYLGQIREPLLIRGYFSAQTHPLLAPLVPRLRDLLEEYAIAGKDKVRVEFIDPADHPDLEQEAGQKYGIRPVPFQTASKYQASVTNSYFDILIRYGDQYETLGFRDLIEVKAQDEQNLDVELRNPEYDITRAIKKVLYSYQAGGDLFSSMKKPVELIGYFSADERLPKELVSLKSELMGLTQELEAESGGRFSATMVDPETNGGTIADQISQQYGFRPMAASLFDQNTFWFYMMLKSGDQTVEIPLPEDLEKGSLKRAIDAGLKRFATGFTKNIALSVPESMPPMPQYGIPGGGGPKFDALRELLSQEHTVTDADLAKGQVPGEADILLLAAPQELDEKKLFAVDQFLMQGGTVIMSASPYQVDLKGQLSMTEKKTGLEEWLEHNGIVIEKQLVLDPQNTPFPVPVQRNLGGFMVRETKLVNYPYFVDIRPDGMNEDSGITSGLQQVTMNWPSPITIDPEKNKGRKVIKLLESSEKSWLSASTMIQPDFQTHGELGFATEGEQEPHLLAAAIEGGFTSYFTGKPSPLLKKGEEEEQPQQTPPGQEEEKKEEQVIIRQLDKSPDTARIIVFGSNSFLSDTVLGISSSVMRTNYLGPVQLIANTVDWSLEDRGLLSIRGRSHFSRPLHPITKNEQLFWEYLNYGLVLLGLAIIWLLRLRIRKRAEARQLAFLQPETGRVSS, via the coding sequence ATGAGCACATTATTTCGCATAGCACGCAAGGAATTCGGGGCCTTTTTCAGCTCGCCGGTTGCCTTTATCTTTCTCGGCACCTTTCTTGCGACAACCCTTTTTATTTTCTTTTGGGTAGAGACCTTTTTCTCCCGTAATATTACCGAACTTAGGGCCTTATTTGAGTGGATGCCCATTCTGCTCATCTTTCTGGTTGCAGCCATTACCATGCGGATGTGGGCCGAGGAGCATCGGGCCGGAACCTTAGAGTTTCTCCTGACCTCGCCAGTCCGGCCAGTGACTCTGGTTCTCGGAAAATTCCTGGCCTGTCTGTTCCTGATTGCCCTGGCCCTGCTGATGACCTTGCCCCTGGCCGTCACGGTGAGCTTTCTTGGACCCTTGGATTGGGGACCGGTCCTGGGCGGCTATCTGGCCTCGCTTTTTCTGGCAGCGGCCTATATCTCCATCGGCCTCTTTGTCAGCGTCAAGTCTGAGAACCAGATCGTCAGTCTGATCACCACCTCCCTGATCTGTGGTCTGCTCTATCTGATCGGCTCAGAGACCCTGGCGGCCTTTTTTGGCAATAAGGGCTCAGAGATCCTCCAGCTGCTGGGCAGCGGCTCCCGCTTTCACTCCATCACCCGAGGGGTAATTGATCTGCGCGATTTGTATTATTACGTCGCTATCATGGGGGTTTTTCTCTGCCTCAATATCTACGGCCTGGAAAAGATCCGTTGGGCAGGTAACCCGGTCAACAGCAACCATCGGGCCTGGCAGCTCGCCTGCGGTCTGTTGATTGCCAACTTCCTGGTTGCCAACTTTTGGCTGGCGCCTATGGGAGAGCTGCGCTCCGATATGACTGATGGCGATATCTACTCCATCTCTGATGCTACCCGCAGTTATCTGGGCCAGATTCGGGAGCCCTTGCTGATCCGGGGTTATTTTTCCGCTCAAACCCATCCCTTATTAGCCCCGCTGGTGCCCCGGCTGCGTGACCTGCTGGAGGAATACGCCATTGCCGGTAAGGACAAGGTCAGGGTGGAATTCATCGACCCGGCAGATCACCCGGATCTGGAGCAGGAGGCGGGCCAGAAATACGGGATCCGGCCCGTGCCCTTTCAGACGGCCAGCAAGTATCAGGCCTCAGTGACCAACTCCTATTTTGATATCCTGATCCGGTATGGTGATCAGTACGAGACCTTGGGCTTCCGCGACCTCATTGAGGTCAAGGCCCAGGATGAACAGAACCTGGACGTGGAACTGCGTAATCCAGAATATGACATCACCCGGGCCATCAAAAAGGTCCTGTACAGCTATCAGGCTGGTGGCGATCTGTTCAGCTCTATGAAAAAACCAGTGGAATTGATCGGCTATTTTTCCGCTGACGAGCGGCTGCCTAAAGAACTGGTAAGCCTGAAGAGCGAGCTCATGGGGTTGACCCAAGAGCTGGAGGCAGAGAGCGGAGGTCGTTTCTCCGCAACCATGGTTGATCCTGAGACAAACGGCGGCACCATTGCTGACCAGATCAGCCAGCAATACGGTTTTCGGCCTATGGCTGCCAGTCTGTTTGACCAGAATACCTTTTGGTTTTATATGATGCTGAAGAGCGGCGACCAGACCGTGGAGATTCCTTTGCCCGAGGATCTGGAAAAAGGGAGTCTGAAGCGGGCCATTGATGCAGGCCTGAAGCGTTTTGCCACCGGCTTTACCAAGAATATCGCCCTGAGTGTTCCTGAATCCATGCCACCCATGCCCCAGTACGGCATTCCCGGCGGCGGGGGACCAAAGTTTGATGCCCTGCGCGAGCTGCTCTCTCAGGAGCATACAGTCACGGATGCGGATCTGGCCAAGGGCCAGGTTCCGGGCGAGGCCGATATCCTGCTGCTGGCTGCCCCGCAGGAGCTGGATGAAAAGAAGCTCTTTGCCGTGGATCAATTCCTGATGCAGGGCGGCACCGTGATTATGTCTGCCTCTCCCTATCAGGTGGATCTCAAGGGCCAGCTTTCCATGACTGAGAAGAAAACCGGTCTGGAAGAATGGCTGGAGCATAACGGTATTGTCATTGAAAAACAGCTAGTGCTTGATCCGCAGAATACCCCTTTTCCTGTACCGGTACAGCGTAATCTGGGAGGCTTCATGGTTCGGGAGACCAAACTGGTCAATTATCCCTATTTTGTGGATATCCGCCCGGATGGCATGAACGAGGACAGCGGCATAACCTCGGGCCTGCAGCAGGTCACCATGAACTGGCCTTCGCCCATCACCATTGATCCAGAGAAAAACAAGGGCCGCAAGGTTATTAAATTGCTGGAAAGCTCGGAAAAGAGCTGGCTCTCCGCATCCACCATGATTCAACCGGATTTCCAGACCCACGGGGAACTGGGATTTGCTACGGAAGGTGAGCAGGAGCCGCATCTTCTGGCCGCTGCCATTGAGGGTGGTTTTACCTCCTACTTTACCGGCAAGCCCTCGCCTTTGCTGAAAAAGGGCGAGGAGGAAGAACAACCGCAACAAACCCCGCCGGGACAGGAGGAAGAAAAGAAAGAAGAGCAGGTCATTATTCGCCAATTGGATAAATCTCCAGACACGGCCCGGATCATCGTCTTCGGCTCCAACAGCTTTCTCAGCGATACGGTCTTGGGGATCAGCTCCAGTGTGATGCGGACCAATTATCTGGGACCGGTGCAGCTCATCGCCAATACCGTGGATTGGTCTCTGGAGGACCGGGGCCTGCTCTCTATCCGGGGCAGGAGTCATTTCTCCCGTCCCCTGCATCCGATCACCAAGAATGAACAGCTTTTCTGGGAGTATCTCAACTACGGGCTTGTGCTGCTTGGCCTGGCCATTATCTGGTTGCTCCGACTTCGTATCCGCAAACGGGCTGAGGCACGACAGCTGGCCTTTTTGCAGCCTGAGACAGGGAGGGTATCATCATGA
- a CDS encoding DUF4340 domain-containing protein, translated as MIKAIISVAAVLLLVQIGLTVAVHQQQASNLESTAPDSAFLSFTPASISSIGIKGPEGKELVLQKKDKGWTMPAAFSAPASQRQVDELLQKLADAHQGLAVATSKGAAKRFKTAEDAFERHVVLKQGEAIAADFYLGTSAGVRTSHVRKAGQDAVVSIPVGSHEVDVEADSWLDRTLANLSKDELKALTLGDISLTKKKEDKETIWALEGASKEETNKDAVDSLLNKVTAISVQSVLDPATSAELFTKDPAVEFTVTKEDDSKLTYAFAKKDDKEDDYFILKMSNKDLYFKVGKWLVEGLTEAKREKLLVGYEEQQEEAVEPVENTASPEQTQVDQVEEAEPAAEEAAAPAPEESEAAADPASTAQDEETAPAVPSGGTAE; from the coding sequence ATGATCAAGGCAATAATCTCTGTAGCCGCAGTCCTGCTGCTTGTCCAGATCGGGCTGACCGTGGCTGTCCATCAACAACAGGCAAGTAATCTGGAATCCACAGCCCCGGACTCAGCCTTTCTCTCCTTTACCCCTGCCAGCATCAGCTCGATCGGTATCAAGGGGCCAGAGGGCAAGGAACTGGTACTGCAAAAAAAGGACAAGGGCTGGACCATGCCAGCAGCCTTTTCTGCACCGGCAAGCCAACGCCAGGTGGATGAGTTGCTGCAAAAGCTGGCTGATGCCCACCAGGGTTTGGCGGTGGCTACCAGCAAAGGGGCGGCCAAGCGTTTCAAGACGGCGGAAGATGCCTTTGAACGACATGTGGTCCTGAAACAGGGCGAGGCCATTGCAGCTGACTTTTATCTCGGTACCTCTGCCGGAGTGCGCACCAGTCATGTCCGCAAGGCAGGACAGGATGCCGTGGTCAGTATCCCGGTGGGCAGCCATGAGGTGGATGTGGAGGCAGACAGCTGGCTGGACCGCACCTTGGCCAATCTCAGTAAGGATGAGCTCAAGGCCCTTACCTTGGGCGATATCTCCCTGACCAAGAAGAAAGAGGATAAGGAAACGATCTGGGCCTTGGAAGGCGCGAGCAAGGAGGAAACCAATAAGGATGCGGTGGATTCCCTGCTCAATAAGGTCACGGCCATCTCGGTCCAGTCGGTGCTTGATCCGGCAACCTCAGCTGAGCTCTTCACAAAGGATCCTGCTGTGGAGTTCACGGTAACCAAGGAGGACGACAGCAAGCTGACCTATGCCTTTGCCAAGAAAGATGATAAGGAAGATGATTATTTTATCCTCAAGATGTCCAACAAGGACTTGTACTTCAAGGTCGGCAAATGGTTGGTCGAAGGGCTGACCGAGGCCAAGCGGGAAAAACTGCTGGTCGGGTATGAGGAGCAGCAGGAAGAAGCTGTTGAGCCGGTTGAGAATACAGCATCGCCTGAACAGACTCAGGTAGATCAGGTAGAGGAGGCGGAACCTGCTGCTGAGGAAGCAGCAGCACCCGCTCCTGAAGAGTCAGAGGCGGCTGCCGATCCAGCGTCAACAGCTCAGGATGAGGAAACAGCGCCTGCTGTTCCTTCTGGAGGGACTGCGGAATAA
- a CDS encoding class I SAM-dependent DNA methyltransferase, which translates to MAKKAANKKVNKKTNSFEQILWDTANKLRGSVSSADYKHVVLSLIFLKFASDKFEERRAELIAEGKEKYVDMVEFYTMKNIFFLPEEARWSYVKQQAKQDDLAIKIDTALATVEKNNKALKGALPDNYFSRLGLEGSKLAALIDTISNIDTVADKKEDVVGRVYEYFLAKFAASEGQRGGEFYTPKVVVNLIAEMIEPYKGKIYDPCCGSGGMFVQSIKFVESHHGNTRDISIYGQESIATTRKLAKMNLAIRGISGNLGEAPADTFFRDQHPDLKADYIMANPPFNLKGWRAADELTDDPRWAGYEVPPANNANYAWILHMISKLSENGVAGFVLANGSMSTTTNSEGEIRKKIIENDLVDCMIALPGQLFFTTAIPVCLWFISKNKKADAAQGFRDRRGETLFIDARKMGTLIDRVHRELSEEEIGEITRTYHAWRGEAEAGAYEDTPGFCKSATLEEITSHQYVLTPGRYVGVEEVEDDGVPFEEKMGELTAVLYQQMKEGAELDAVIRRNLEVLGYGG; encoded by the coding sequence ATGGCAAAAAAAGCTGCAAACAAAAAAGTGAACAAGAAAACAAACAGCTTTGAACAGATCTTGTGGGACACGGCCAATAAACTGCGCGGCTCGGTTTCCTCGGCAGATTATAAGCATGTGGTCCTGAGCCTGATCTTTCTCAAATTTGCCAGCGATAAGTTTGAGGAACGCAGGGCAGAGCTCATTGCCGAGGGCAAGGAGAAGTATGTGGACATGGTGGAGTTTTACACCATGAAGAATATCTTTTTCCTGCCCGAGGAGGCGCGCTGGAGCTATGTGAAGCAGCAGGCCAAGCAGGATGATCTTGCCATCAAGATCGACACGGCCCTGGCCACGGTGGAGAAGAACAACAAGGCCCTGAAAGGGGCCCTGCCGGATAATTATTTCTCCCGCCTGGGGCTGGAGGGCAGCAAGTTGGCCGCCCTGATTGACACCATCTCCAATATCGATACGGTGGCCGATAAGAAGGAAGATGTGGTGGGCCGGGTCTATGAGTATTTCCTAGCCAAGTTTGCCGCCTCTGAGGGTCAGCGGGGCGGAGAGTTCTACACCCCCAAGGTGGTGGTTAATCTGATTGCCGAGATGATCGAGCCCTACAAGGGCAAGATCTATGATCCCTGCTGCGGCTCCGGCGGCATGTTTGTCCAGTCCATCAAGTTTGTGGAGAGCCATCACGGCAACACCAGGGATATCTCCATCTACGGTCAGGAGTCCATTGCCACCACCCGCAAGCTGGCCAAGATGAACCTGGCCATCCGGGGCATTTCCGGTAATCTGGGCGAGGCGCCAGCAGACACCTTTTTCCGGGACCAGCACCCGGACCTCAAGGCGGATTACATCATGGCCAATCCGCCCTTTAACCTGAAAGGGTGGCGGGCTGCGGACGAGCTCACCGATGATCCGCGTTGGGCAGGCTACGAGGTGCCGCCTGCCAACAATGCCAACTATGCCTGGATCCTGCATATGATCTCCAAGCTCTCAGAGAACGGGGTGGCGGGTTTTGTCCTGGCCAATGGCTCCATGTCCACCACCACCAATTCAGAGGGGGAGATCCGCAAAAAGATTATTGAGAATGATCTGGTGGATTGCATGATTGCCCTGCCAGGTCAGCTCTTTTTCACCACTGCTATCCCGGTCTGTTTGTGGTTTATCAGCAAGAACAAAAAGGCGGATGCCGCGCAGGGATTTCGCGATCGGCGGGGCGAGACCCTGTTTATTGATGCCCGCAAGATGGGTACATTGATTGACCGGGTCCATCGGGAGCTGTCGGAAGAGGAGATTGGGGAGATTACCCGCACCTATCATGCCTGGCGAGGTGAGGCTGAGGCTGGTGCATATGAGGACACGCCGGGCTTTTGTAAGTCGGCCACCTTGGAAGAGATCACGTCGCATCAGTATGTCCTGACCCCTGGCCGCTATGTGGGGGTTGAGGAAGTGGAGGATGATGGGGTGCCGTTTGAGGAGAAGATGGGGGAGTTGACCGCTGTTCTGTATCAGCAGATGAAGGAAGGGGCGGAGTTGGATGCGGTGATTCGGAGGAATCTGGAGGTGTTGGGTTATGGGGGGTGA
- a CDS encoding restriction endonuclease subunit S, translating to MGGEWRQVTWGDLATLEYGKGLRGYKNATGDYRVFGTNGPIGWHSEPLCKFPSVIVGRKGAYRGIHFSPEPFFVIDTAFYLKPKEGFDIKWAYYELLIHDINNMDSGSAIPSTSRDSFYTLPVLVPPEKEQKAIAHVLGTLDDRIELNRRMNETLEAMAQALFKSWFVDFDPVIDNALASGKEIPEELSERAKARAALGDKRKPLPEEIRSLFPDEFAYSDVMGWIPKGWEGTIFNELIELTGGGTPKTSVDEYWNGDIPWFSVVDAPRPADVFVVDTEKHITQLGVDNSSTKILPVGATIISARGTVGKCALVGRPMAMNQSCYGIRGKRGLSDSFIYFAVRQQVEHLQRGGHGSVFNTITRDTFKIIKVANGRVELTQKYEESVKPFLDKILLNNIQHGNISALRDTLLPKLLSGELRIPDAEKMVEEVV from the coding sequence ATGGGGGGTGAGTGGCGGCAAGTTACCTGGGGAGACTTAGCTACGCTTGAATACGGCAAGGGCCTACGCGGTTACAAAAATGCTACAGGTGATTATAGAGTTTTCGGCACGAATGGCCCCATAGGCTGGCACAGCGAGCCTCTTTGTAAATTTCCGAGTGTGATTGTCGGACGAAAAGGAGCTTACAGAGGGATTCATTTCTCTCCAGAGCCGTTCTTCGTAATTGACACTGCATTCTACCTCAAACCCAAAGAAGGCTTTGACATAAAATGGGCTTATTATGAACTTCTAATCCATGATATTAACAACATGGACTCTGGTTCAGCTATTCCCTCAACAAGTCGAGACTCTTTTTACACGCTACCTGTTTTAGTTCCCCCAGAGAAAGAACAAAAAGCCATTGCCCATGTGTTGGGGACACTGGATGACCGGATTGAGTTGAACCGGCGGATGAATGAGACCCTGGAGGCGATGGCGCAGGCCTTGTTCAAGAGCTGGTTCGTTGATTTTGACCCGGTGATTGACAATGCCTTGGCCAGTGGCAAGGAAATTCCCGAGGAGTTGAGTGAACGGGCCAAGGCTCGTGCAGCCCTCGGTGACAAGCGCAAGCCCCTGCCTGAAGAGATCCGCAGTCTCTTTCCTGATGAGTTTGCCTACAGTGACGTGATGGGGTGGATTCCCAAGGGGTGGGAGGGAACTATTTTTAACGAGTTAATCGAGCTAACAGGTGGAGGAACACCAAAAACCTCGGTTGATGAATATTGGAATGGAGACATTCCTTGGTTTTCTGTTGTTGATGCACCACGCCCAGCAGATGTCTTCGTTGTCGATACGGAAAAACATATTACCCAGCTTGGGGTTGATAATTCATCAACAAAGATTCTACCCGTTGGGGCAACAATAATTAGTGCGCGTGGTACAGTGGGGAAATGTGCGCTTGTTGGCAGGCCAATGGCCATGAACCAGTCATGTTACGGGATTCGTGGCAAAAGAGGTTTATCAGACAGTTTTATTTATTTTGCTGTGAGGCAACAAGTTGAACATCTTCAAAGAGGTGGGCATGGTTCTGTTTTTAACACAATCACCCGAGACACATTCAAAATAATCAAAGTGGCGAATGGGCGAGTTGAACTCACGCAAAAATACGAAGAGTCTGTTAAACCGTTTCTGGATAAAATCCTATTGAATAATATTCAACACGGTAATATTTCTGCTCTCCGCGACACCCTTCTCCCCAAACTCCTCTCCGGCGAACTCCGCATCCCCGACGCCGAAAAAATGGTGGAGGAAGTGGTATGA
- a CDS encoding ATP-binding protein: MKTENQYTDLKSLRMVTGKSADWPELAKDCVCFANARGGSILIGIEDDQTEPPKNQTLPAGLAEKILKRIGELTVNVILSFIPRVSDNGGEYLELQVARATAPASTTDGRFYLRIADDCKPLIGNDIQRLLDERNARPWETLTTLNVERGKIDPAKLDQFVAGIRNSDRVKTSVKEKTDQELLDHYLLAVDDYLTNLGVLCVGRRQERAMLGTAPVIQFLKFDENNQKVNKLVWDDYNLTPMEMIEAVWQEVPDFREHYELPSGLFRTTLPVYDEVVVRELLVNALVHRPYTQRGDIFLNLRTSCLEVVNPGLLPLGVTPRNVLHTTVRRNEHLARIFHDLKLMEREGSGFDRMYEVLLSQARPVPELREGPDRVEVIICKRILKPEIIDFISKADQAWQLTQRERITLGLIAQHESLTARELSGLLELDEIVGLSSWMGRLQKFGVVKQQGKTQATRYFVDPNLLRKLDFTQSTTLTLIEPYRLKALIVEDLKRYPDSAISDIHGRVAPELDRHRIKKALDELTGDGSIIFAGEKRWRRYSAAE; encoded by the coding sequence ATGAAAACAGAAAATCAATACACCGACCTCAAATCTCTGCGCATGGTTACTGGTAAGAGCGCCGACTGGCCGGAGTTGGCCAAGGATTGTGTCTGTTTTGCCAATGCACGGGGTGGCTCTATTCTTATCGGAATTGAAGACGATCAAACTGAACCACCGAAAAATCAAACCTTACCCGCTGGGCTTGCGGAAAAGATACTGAAGCGTATCGGAGAATTGACCGTCAATGTCATTCTTTCTTTCATTCCTCGGGTGAGTGATAATGGGGGAGAATACCTTGAACTACAGGTGGCGCGCGCCACTGCTCCTGCCTCCACCACAGATGGCAGATTTTACCTGCGGATTGCTGATGATTGCAAGCCGCTTATAGGTAACGATATCCAGAGATTGCTTGATGAACGAAATGCCAGACCGTGGGAAACGCTGACAACCTTGAATGTGGAGAGAGGAAAAATTGACCCTGCAAAGCTGGACCAGTTTGTGGCAGGGATACGCAATTCAGACCGGGTAAAGACATCCGTGAAGGAGAAAACCGATCAGGAATTGCTGGATCACTATCTTCTAGCCGTAGACGATTACCTGACTAACCTTGGTGTTCTCTGTGTTGGCCGGAGACAGGAGAGAGCAATGCTCGGAACAGCTCCTGTGATCCAATTTCTCAAATTCGATGAAAACAATCAAAAGGTCAATAAACTGGTCTGGGATGATTACAACCTGACACCAATGGAGATGATAGAAGCGGTTTGGCAGGAGGTCCCTGACTTTCGAGAGCATTATGAGCTTCCCTCCGGCCTGTTCCGTACGACACTGCCTGTTTATGATGAAGTGGTTGTCCGTGAGTTGCTGGTAAACGCCTTGGTGCATCGTCCGTACACTCAGCGAGGCGATATATTCCTGAACCTGCGGACATCCTGCCTTGAAGTCGTTAATCCCGGTCTGCTGCCGTTGGGAGTCACTCCCAGAAATGTCCTTCACACCACCGTGCGACGCAATGAGCATCTAGCCAGAATTTTTCATGATCTGAAGCTGATGGAACGTGAAGGGAGCGGTTTTGACAGAATGTATGAGGTTTTGTTGTCCCAAGCCAGGCCTGTTCCTGAGCTGCGCGAAGGTCCGGATCGGGTTGAAGTCATTATCTGCAAGCGGATATTGAAGCCTGAAATAATTGACTTCATTTCTAAAGCGGATCAGGCGTGGCAACTGACTCAGCGAGAGCGCATTACCCTGGGATTGATAGCTCAGCATGAAAGCCTCACTGCCCGTGAGCTGTCAGGGCTTCTGGAACTCGATGAAATTGTCGGATTGTCAAGCTGGATGGGACGGTTGCAAAAATTTGGTGTGGTTAAGCAACAGGGTAAAACGCAGGCGACAAGGTATTTTGTAGATCCCAACTTACTTCGAAAGCTGGATTTCACCCAAAGTACAACGTTAACTCTCATAGAACCTTATAGACTGAAAGCCCTTATTGTTGAAGACTTGAAGAGGTATCCTGACTCGGCTATCAGTGATATTCATGGTCGGGTCGCACCAGAGCTTGACCGCCACCGAATTAAAAAAGCACTGGATGAATTGACAGGAGATGGATCAATTATCTTTGCTGGTGAGAAACGCTGGCGGCGCTACTCTGCTGCTGAGTAG